In Scleropages formosus chromosome 18, fSclFor1.1, whole genome shotgun sequence, one DNA window encodes the following:
- the septin7b gene encoding septin 7b isoform X2, producing the protein MAQQKDLEGYVGFANLPNQVYRKSVKRGFEFTLMVVGESGLGKSTLINSLFLTDLYSSEYPGPSHRIKKTVQVEQSKVLIKEGGVQLLLTIVDTPGFGDAVDNSDCWQPVIDHIDSKFEDYLNAESRVNRRQMPDNRVHCCLYFIAPSGHGLKPLDIEFMKRLHEKVNIIPLIAKADTLTPEECQQFKKQIMREIQEHKIKIYEFPETDDEEERKLVKKIKDRLPLAVVGSNTSIEVNGKRVRGRQYPWGVAEVENGEHCDFTILRDMLIRTHMQDLKDVTNNVHYENYRSRKLAAVTYNGVDNNKSKGQLTKSPLAQMEEERREHVAKMKKMEMEMEQVFEMKVKEKVQKLKDSEAELQRRHEQMKKNLEAQHKELEEKRRQFEEDKANWEAQRLLEQQKLDASRTLEKNKKKGKIF; encoded by the exons ATGG CT CAACAAAAGGACCTAGAAGGATATGTTGGCTTCGCAAACCTTCCCAACCAAGTCTACAGGAAGTCAGTCAAGAGAGGCTTTGAGTTTACGCTCATGGTTGTAG gAGAATCCGGGCTGGGGAAGTCTACGCTCATCAACTCCCTGTTCCTGACAGACCTGTACTCCAGTGAATACCCTGGTCCTTCACACAGAATCAAGAAGACTGTGCAG GTGGAGCAATCAAAGGTGTTAATAAAGGAAGGAGGAGTCCAGCTCCTCCTCACAATAGTTGACACCCCAGGATTTGGAGATGCTGTGGACAACAGTGATTG CTGGCAGCCGGTCATTGACCACATCGACAGCAAGTTTGAGGACTACCTCAATGCAGAGTCCCGTGTGAACAGGCGGCAGATGCCGGACAACAGGGTCCATTGCTGCCTTTACTTCATCGCCCCATCAGGACATGG ACTAAAACCACTGGATATCGAGTTCATGAAACGGTTGCATGAGAAAGTGAACATCATTCCTTTGATTGCCAAAGCTGACACACTCACTCCTGAGGAGTGCCAACAATTCAagaagcag atcatgcgaGAAATCCAGGAGCACAAAATCAAAATCTATGAGTTCCCTGAGACAGACGATGAGGAAGAGAGAAAGCTGGTGAAAAAGATCAAG GACCGCTTGCCTCTTGCTGTTGTCGGTAGCAACACCTCCATCGAAGTCAATGGGAAGAGGGTTCGAGGGAGGCAGTACCCCTGGGGTGTAGCGGAAG TGGAAAATGGGGAGCACTGTGACTTCACAATCCTACGAGACATGCTCATAAG GACTCACATGCAGGACCTGAAGGATGTGACCAACAACGTACACTATGAGAACTACAGGAGCAGGAAGCTGGCGGCTGTCACCTACAATGGAGTGGATAACAACAAGAGCAAGGGCCAGCTCACCAA AAGCCCGTTGGCCCAGATGGAGGAGGAGCGGAGAGAGCATGTCGCCAAGATGAagaagatggagatggagatggagcagGTCTTTGAGATGAAGGTCAAGGAGAAGGTGCAGAAACTGAAAGACTCTGAGGCAGAG CTGCAGCGACGTCATGAACAGATGAAGAAGAACCTGGAGGCGCAGcacaaggagctggaggagaagcggCGCCAGTTTGAGGAGGACAAGGCCAACTGGGAGGCACAGCGCCTGCTAGAGCAACAGAAACTGGATGCTTCCAG GACcttggaaaagaacaaaaagaaggGCAAgatcttttaa
- the septin7b gene encoding septin 7b isoform X1, which translates to MAQQKDLEGYVGFANLPNQVYRKSVKRGFEFTLMVVGESGLGKSTLINSLFLTDLYSSEYPGPSHRIKKTVQVEQSKVLIKEGGVQLLLTIVDTPGFGDAVDNSDCWQPVIDHIDSKFEDYLNAESRVNRRQMPDNRVHCCLYFIAPSGHGLKPLDIEFMKRLHEKVNIIPLIAKADTLTPEECQQFKKQIMREIQEHKIKIYEFPETDDEEERKLVKKIKDRLPLAVVGSNTSIEVNGKRVRGRQYPWGVAEVENGEHCDFTILRDMLIRTHMQDLKDVTNNVHYENYRSRKLAAVTYNGVDNNKSKGQLTKFDTVEGISPLAQMEEERREHVAKMKKMEMEMEQVFEMKVKEKVQKLKDSEAELQRRHEQMKKNLEAQHKELEEKRRQFEEDKANWEAQRLLEQQKLDASRTLEKNKKKGKIF; encoded by the exons ATGG CT CAACAAAAGGACCTAGAAGGATATGTTGGCTTCGCAAACCTTCCCAACCAAGTCTACAGGAAGTCAGTCAAGAGAGGCTTTGAGTTTACGCTCATGGTTGTAG gAGAATCCGGGCTGGGGAAGTCTACGCTCATCAACTCCCTGTTCCTGACAGACCTGTACTCCAGTGAATACCCTGGTCCTTCACACAGAATCAAGAAGACTGTGCAG GTGGAGCAATCAAAGGTGTTAATAAAGGAAGGAGGAGTCCAGCTCCTCCTCACAATAGTTGACACCCCAGGATTTGGAGATGCTGTGGACAACAGTGATTG CTGGCAGCCGGTCATTGACCACATCGACAGCAAGTTTGAGGACTACCTCAATGCAGAGTCCCGTGTGAACAGGCGGCAGATGCCGGACAACAGGGTCCATTGCTGCCTTTACTTCATCGCCCCATCAGGACATGG ACTAAAACCACTGGATATCGAGTTCATGAAACGGTTGCATGAGAAAGTGAACATCATTCCTTTGATTGCCAAAGCTGACACACTCACTCCTGAGGAGTGCCAACAATTCAagaagcag atcatgcgaGAAATCCAGGAGCACAAAATCAAAATCTATGAGTTCCCTGAGACAGACGATGAGGAAGAGAGAAAGCTGGTGAAAAAGATCAAG GACCGCTTGCCTCTTGCTGTTGTCGGTAGCAACACCTCCATCGAAGTCAATGGGAAGAGGGTTCGAGGGAGGCAGTACCCCTGGGGTGTAGCGGAAG TGGAAAATGGGGAGCACTGTGACTTCACAATCCTACGAGACATGCTCATAAG GACTCACATGCAGGACCTGAAGGATGTGACCAACAACGTACACTATGAGAACTACAGGAGCAGGAAGCTGGCGGCTGTCACCTACAATGGAGTGGATAACAACAAGAGCAAGGGCCAGCTCACCAA aTTTGACACAGTTGAAGGCAT AAGCCCGTTGGCCCAGATGGAGGAGGAGCGGAGAGAGCATGTCGCCAAGATGAagaagatggagatggagatggagcagGTCTTTGAGATGAAGGTCAAGGAGAAGGTGCAGAAACTGAAAGACTCTGAGGCAGAG CTGCAGCGACGTCATGAACAGATGAAGAAGAACCTGGAGGCGCAGcacaaggagctggaggagaagcggCGCCAGTTTGAGGAGGACAAGGCCAACTGGGAGGCACAGCGCCTGCTAGAGCAACAGAAACTGGATGCTTCCAG GACcttggaaaagaacaaaaagaaggGCAAgatcttttaa